In a genomic window of Methanosarcina horonobensis HB-1 = JCM 15518:
- a CDS encoding ATP-dependent DNA helicase produces MEQKNGYMRYFTKKSCYPNQAEAMEKIHSALLSEKIVLFEGACGTGKTLSALAPALHVGKKLNKVVIIVTNVHQQMVQFINEARDINRDNSIKTIVFKGKTSMCPDNLDYEECRLKGENTYDLLDFEREVSSKEKELKDAYEKHKKTKDPALYTLRNELEKELEEARKKAQSLRNHSCPRLYEVLRFEGSEFSSWLFSDVKSPEEVMEYAEDRDMCGYELLKKELKNTELLICNFHHVLNADIFITLLKWLEKDPEDIILIFDEAHNIEASARSHSSIMLSELTIEKALSEVGEIPEPENSPIFGAGSGPGIGIPLDQDYASRLYAKRLFSCLLTSVRETYDSKLKFGERNRLGKHWQDIQISDPYERLDILKARFLRDAKKEGFADEEKVLTRLREIGEFGGRLEEIYAENYKKGLLSVPKRSQIRYVADFLSSYLVLSDRQNYYPILNMRRDFKSDRVVGRLELFTCIPKNVTQPLLDSVYSAVLMSATLRPFEMVKSTLGIAREVEEITYGTTFPQERRLTLAVSVPPLFAKNRDSPETLESLKDSLLAATAASPGNVIIYFQSYAEALRYTKLLEPELSVPIFLDEVGVSAQEIRQEFFKIGEQGGKAVLITYLWGTLSEGVDFRDSRGRTVIVVGVGYPALNDRIKAVESAYDTVFGCGEGWEFAVQVPTIRKVRQAMGRVVRSPGDFGVRILLDARYQGSQMRKLGKFSVFGYFPPEESREFLDVTPREVGSLVEEFFANIVPYESENKETEIKKTGKKEPESPASRRPEFGSLAEKL; encoded by the coding sequence ATGGAACAGAAGAACGGATACATGAGATACTTTACAAAAAAGAGCTGCTACCCCAACCAGGCAGAAGCTATGGAGAAGATTCATTCTGCTCTCTTGAGTGAGAAAATAGTGCTCTTTGAAGGGGCATGTGGCACAGGCAAGACTCTGAGTGCACTTGCTCCTGCACTGCATGTGGGGAAGAAACTCAACAAGGTAGTAATTATAGTCACAAATGTCCACCAGCAGATGGTTCAGTTCATCAATGAAGCCAGGGATATCAACAGGGACAACAGTATAAAAACAATTGTTTTTAAGGGCAAGACTTCCATGTGTCCAGATAATCTCGACTATGAAGAATGTCGGCTCAAAGGTGAAAATACCTACGACCTCCTTGATTTTGAACGGGAAGTCTCTTCAAAGGAAAAAGAACTCAAAGACGCCTATGAAAAACACAAAAAAACAAAAGATCCTGCGCTTTATACCCTCAGGAACGAGCTTGAAAAAGAACTTGAAGAAGCCAGAAAAAAAGCTCAGTCCTTGAGGAACCACTCCTGTCCCAGGCTTTATGAAGTCCTCAGGTTCGAGGGAAGTGAGTTTTCTTCCTGGCTTTTTTCCGATGTAAAGAGTCCCGAAGAAGTAATGGAATATGCGGAAGATCGGGACATGTGCGGGTACGAGCTTCTTAAAAAGGAACTCAAAAACACGGAACTCCTGATCTGCAACTTCCATCATGTGTTAAACGCTGATATTTTCATAACTCTCCTTAAATGGCTTGAAAAAGACCCTGAAGATATTATTCTTATCTTTGACGAAGCTCACAACATTGAGGCTTCAGCCCGATCCCATTCCTCCATAATGCTCTCAGAGCTGACCATTGAAAAAGCCCTTTCCGAAGTTGGGGAAATTCCTGAGCCTGAAAATTCCCCCATATTCGGAGCAGGCTCAGGACCGGGTATAGGGATTCCTCTCGACCAGGACTATGCATCCCGGCTCTATGCCAAGAGGCTTTTTTCCTGCCTCCTGACCTCTGTAAGGGAAACCTATGACTCAAAACTGAAGTTCGGGGAAAGGAACAGGCTTGGAAAACACTGGCAGGATATCCAGATCAGCGACCCTTATGAACGTCTCGACATCCTGAAGGCTCGCTTTTTGCGGGATGCAAAGAAAGAAGGGTTTGCAGATGAAGAAAAAGTACTGACACGGCTGCGGGAGATCGGAGAGTTCGGGGGCAGGCTGGAAGAGATCTACGCTGAAAATTACAAAAAAGGTCTCCTTTCCGTGCCCAAACGATCCCAGATCCGATATGTTGCCGATTTTCTTTCTTCCTATCTTGTGCTTTCGGACAGGCAGAACTATTATCCGATCCTAAACATGCGGAGGGACTTCAAAAGTGACAGGGTGGTCGGGAGGCTTGAACTTTTCACCTGCATTCCCAAGAATGTGACCCAACCTTTGCTTGATTCCGTTTATTCGGCAGTTCTGATGTCTGCCACACTCCGGCCTTTCGAGATGGTTAAATCCACACTTGGTATTGCCCGGGAAGTGGAAGAAATAACTTATGGGACCACTTTTCCACAGGAAAGAAGGCTTACTCTCGCAGTTTCAGTTCCTCCTCTCTTTGCAAAAAACAGGGACAGCCCTGAAACTCTGGAAAGTTTGAAAGACTCGCTTCTTGCTGCTACTGCTGCCTCACCTGGGAATGTAATTATTTACTTCCAGAGCTACGCCGAAGCCCTCCGCTATACAAAACTCCTTGAGCCTGAGCTTTCGGTTCCGATTTTTCTTGATGAGGTAGGGGTTTCAGCTCAGGAAATCAGGCAAGAGTTTTTCAAAATAGGGGAACAGGGAGGAAAGGCTGTACTCATCACCTATCTATGGGGAACGTTAAGCGAAGGTGTTGACTTCAGAGATTCTCGCGGCAGAACCGTGATTGTTGTGGGCGTGGGGTACCCTGCCCTGAACGACAGGATAAAAGCTGTCGAATCGGCATATGATACCGTCTTTGGCTGCGGAGAAGGCTGGGAATTTGCAGTTCAGGTGCCAACTATAAGGAAGGTAAGGCAGGCAATGGGAAGGGTTGTCCGTTCTCCCGGAGACTTCGGGGTAAGGATCCTCCTTGATGCCCGCTATCAGGGCTCTCAGATGCGCAAGCTGGGCAAATTTTCTGTTTTTGGATATTTCCCACCCGAAGAAAGTAGAGAGTTTCTTGATGTGACTCCCAGGGAAGTAGGAAGCCTGGTAGAAGAGTTTTTTGCAAATATAGTTCCCTATGAATCTGAAAACAAGGAAACTGAAATCAAAAAGACTGGAAAAAAAGAGCCGGAGTCTCCGGCTTCACGCCGGCCGGAATTCGGGAGCCTCGCAGAAAAACTCTGA
- a CDS encoding PKD domain-containing protein: protein MLLGFFLVLALISSVGAAAEIIVQPGNSVQAVVDNASSGDVITIKAGTYTENVKITKGNLTIRSESGNPDDTIIKARNSTDNALFVQADNVKISGIKAAAATAESASGICLSGCNNCVIEKNKLTANGRGIYIVSSRGCTISGNTIVNNGYYGIVLGSSSGNTISGNMATSDGRGIYMGNSDDNIVSGNTVTLNSVLGFYSCSLCDRNQIYNNYFNNTEISVKSGSGNSYNTTKTPGTNIIGGSYIGGNYWGKPDGTGFSDTAVDKDGDGISDSAYTLPDSSYTDYLPLVYPSNSPEPVLPVADFSNDVTSGNAPLTVTFTDKSTEAPTEWNWDFGDGNDSTDRNPIHTYTSAGTYTVKLTVSNENGTASKDGTITVLQTSEPVVPAADFSSNVTSGNAPLDVSFTDISTGSPAAWNWDFGDGTSSADQNPVHTYSSEGTYTVMLTVSNANGTSSKTLEINVTGVEMDMGLPVVDFGTNATQGSAPLAVQFTDLSQNVVSWSWDFDNNGQSDSSDQNPVYVYEIPGDYTVNLTVSNANGTASKTTTITVREAETDTGLPVADFSANVTSGYAPLSVLFTDQSQKATEISWDFNNDGLADVNSSTVIYVYTSPGTYSVNLIATNDNGTVSKTATITVDKESSGGSSHSSGSSSGGGGGGSPEPARNVQTKEISQTFITNGKAVKFDFTKNATCVVYVGFDAKKTAGKVTTIAEELKNKSVLVSKLPEGEVYKSFNVWVGNSGFVSSENIENSVLCFKVEKAWVQDKKIDQDSIALNRYGDKKWEQLQVNLSGEDKKYLYFTADVPGFSSFAITGKAKNLSEEDTTETDPEQEVRSINGEFAKNMEQEVEQNSDREEGTSAPGFEIVYGIAGMLAVFLYKRE, encoded by the coding sequence ATTTTATTAGGATTTTTTCTTGTTTTAGCGTTGATTTCAAGTGTTGGAGCGGCGGCTGAGATTATTGTCCAGCCAGGAAACTCAGTACAGGCTGTTGTGGACAATGCAAGTTCAGGTGATGTAATTACCATAAAAGCCGGAACATATACGGAAAATGTCAAAATAACCAAAGGTAATCTTACGATAAGATCTGAGTCCGGAAACCCTGATGATACAATAATTAAAGCTAGAAACTCAACAGACAACGCGCTCTTCGTGCAGGCTGATAATGTAAAAATTAGCGGTATTAAAGCTGCTGCAGCAACCGCGGAAAGTGCCTCAGGAATCTGTCTTTCCGGATGTAATAACTGTGTAATTGAAAAAAACAAGCTCACAGCTAACGGGCGTGGAATTTATATCGTGAGCTCCAGAGGGTGCACGATCTCGGGAAACACAATTGTCAACAATGGTTATTATGGAATTGTGCTTGGGAGTTCCAGCGGCAATACCATTTCCGGAAATATGGCTACTAGTGACGGGCGTGGTATCTATATGGGCAACTCTGACGACAATATCGTTTCAGGCAATACTGTCACTTTGAACAGCGTTTTAGGGTTCTATAGTTGTAGCTTGTGTGACCGAAACCAGATTTATAATAACTACTTCAATAACACCGAGATATCCGTTAAAAGCGGGTCAGGAAATTCCTATAATACTACAAAAACCCCAGGTACAAACATCATTGGCGGCTCTTATATAGGTGGAAACTACTGGGGGAAACCTGATGGTACGGGCTTTTCAGATACGGCAGTGGATAAGGATGGAGATGGAATTTCAGATTCCGCGTACACTCTGCCGGACAGTTCATACACAGATTACCTGCCTCTTGTATATCCGTCTAACTCGCCTGAACCCGTACTCCCTGTTGCGGACTTCAGCAACGACGTTACTTCAGGGAATGCACCACTAACGGTTACATTTACTGACAAAAGTACGGAAGCTCCCACTGAATGGAACTGGGACTTCGGAGATGGAAATGATTCAACAGATAGGAATCCTATACACACATACACCTCAGCAGGAACTTATACTGTAAAGCTTACAGTAAGCAATGAAAACGGAACAGCTTCGAAAGACGGTACAATAACTGTTCTCCAGACATCTGAACCGGTAGTCCCTGCTGCTGATTTTAGCAGCAATGTTACCTCAGGAAATGCACCACTGGATGTAAGTTTTACTGACATAAGTACAGGTTCTCCAGCAGCCTGGAACTGGGATTTCGGAGACGGAACCAGTTCGGCAGATCAAAACCCTGTACATACTTACTCATCGGAAGGAACCTACACGGTAATGCTTACAGTAAGCAATGCAAACGGGACATCTTCAAAGACTCTAGAAATAAATGTGACGGGGGTAGAAATGGATATGGGCCTTCCTGTTGTAGACTTTGGCACTAACGCCACTCAGGGCTCTGCCCCTCTTGCTGTCCAGTTTACCGACCTTTCGCAGAATGTAGTTTCCTGGAGCTGGGACTTTGACAATAACGGACAGTCTGACTCTTCCGACCAGAATCCTGTTTATGTATATGAAATTCCAGGAGACTATACTGTTAACCTGACAGTCAGCAATGCAAATGGTACGGCTTCAAAAACTACTACAATAACTGTGCGGGAGGCAGAGACGGATACAGGCCTTCCGGTTGCGGATTTCAGCGCGAACGTTACGAGCGGCTACGCTCCACTCTCAGTCCTGTTTACAGATCAATCGCAAAAAGCAACTGAAATAAGCTGGGATTTTAACAATGATGGACTGGCTGACGTGAACTCCAGTACCGTAATTTATGTATACACATCTCCAGGAACCTATAGTGTAAATCTGATCGCAACCAATGATAATGGGACAGTTTCAAAAACCGCTACAATAACTGTAGATAAGGAGAGTAGTGGAGGAAGCAGCCATAGCAGTGGAAGCAGCAGTGGTGGCGGTGGTGGAGGATCCCCTGAACCTGCAAGAAATGTTCAAACAAAAGAAATTTCACAGACTTTCATAACAAACGGCAAGGCTGTAAAGTTTGACTTCACAAAAAACGCCACCTGTGTTGTTTACGTGGGCTTTGATGCAAAAAAGACAGCAGGCAAAGTCACAACAATTGCCGAAGAATTAAAAAACAAATCCGTACTTGTTTCCAAACTGCCTGAAGGAGAAGTATATAAATCATTTAACGTGTGGGTCGGAAACAGCGGGTTTGTAAGCTCAGAGAATATAGAAAACTCGGTACTCTGTTTCAAGGTTGAAAAGGCCTGGGTTCAGGATAAAAAGATAGATCAGGATTCTATCGCTCTCAACAGGTATGGCGATAAAAAATGGGAGCAGTTACAGGTTAACCTTTCAGGAGAAGACAAAAAATACCTGTACTTCACAGCCGATGTCCCGGGATTTTCCTCGTTTGCAATAACAGGAAAAGCGAAAAACCTCTCTGAAGAAGATACAACAGAGACGGACCCTGAACAGGAAGTTCGCTCCATCAATGGAGAGTTTGCGAAAAATATGGAGCAGGAAGTTGAACAGAACTCTGACAGGGAAGAAGGCACGAGTGCGCCTGGATTTGAAATAGTCTATGGAATAGCCGGCATGCTTGCGGTTTTCCTGTATAAAAGAGAGTAA
- a CDS encoding nitroreductase family protein — protein sequence METLEAIHTRRSIRKYTDRPIPRELVTELLRAAMSAPSAVNAQPWVFIVIDDRKLLDEIPTFSPYAGMCREAPLAILVCGDTTQEKAPGYWVQDCSAAVQNLLLTAHDAGLGAVWTGIFPMTDRIKGFRKTFGLPDYVFPLALVPVGYPAEKPGPQDRYREDKVYHNRYGQRKE from the coding sequence TTGGAAACTCTTGAAGCAATCCACACTCGCCGAAGCATTCGAAAATACACTGACAGACCGATTCCAAGAGAGCTTGTTACTGAACTGCTCAGAGCTGCAATGAGTGCTCCGTCCGCGGTTAATGCCCAGCCCTGGGTCTTCATTGTAATTGATGACAGAAAACTTCTGGATGAGATTCCTACATTCAGCCCTTATGCCGGCATGTGCCGGGAGGCTCCTCTTGCAATCCTGGTCTGCGGGGATACGACCCAGGAAAAAGCGCCTGGATATTGGGTACAGGACTGCTCTGCAGCCGTTCAGAACCTCCTGCTCACAGCTCATGATGCCGGGCTAGGAGCCGTCTGGACAGGGATTTTTCCCATGACAGACAGAATCAAAGGTTTCAGGAAAACTTTTGGACTGCCGGACTACGTATTTCCTCTCGCGCTTGTGCCTGTTGGCTACCCTGCCGAAAAACCCGGACCTCAGGACAGGTACAGGGAAGATAAAGTATACCATAACAGGTACGGTCAGAGGAAAGAATGA
- a CDS encoding PKD domain-containing protein, producing the protein MLLGVFLVLLLISGTGAAAEIIVQPGNSIQTAVNNSNSGDTIIIKPGTYTENIKITKGNLTIRSESGNPDNTIIKAKSSTVNVLAVQADNVKISGIKAIGASGSSYSGIYLSGCNNCVIENNKLMSNGRGIYLVSSKGCTVSKNTITGNGYYGIVLGSCSGNTISGNTASDDARGIHVGSSDDNILSGNMVTSNSAYGIYVCGLSDRNLVYNNYFNNTDVTIKSGIGNSYNITKTAGKNIVSGTYIGGNYWGKPDGTGFSDTAVDRDGDGISDSAYTSITSSIYSDYLPLVNPSNPAAPDADFSSNVTSGNLPLNVLFTDASTGTATAWNWSFGDGTYSTLKNPVHTYSAAGNYTVKLTASNAAGNDTKIKENYIKVTTPQTPAVNFWGSPVSGNAPLNVTFKDNTTGSPTAWNWSFGDGTYSTDQNPKHTYSAAGNYTVKLTATNAAGSNTVTKSNYIKVTGSSLQTPIASFSSNITSGSAPLNVLFTDTSTGTPIAWNWNFGDGTNSAVQNPVHAYSTAGNYTVVLTVSNAAGNTTVTKSNYITVTGTVAQKPVAAFSASPTSGNAPLNVTFTDSSTGSPVAWNWNFGDGTSSTEKNPAHTYSTAGNYTVTLTVTNAAGSNTATKSSYISVGTTAQKPVINCWGSPRSGNAPLTVTFKDDSSGSPTAWNWSFGDGTTSTLQNPKHTYSAAGSYTIKLTVTNAAGNTTATKNNYITVTGTSVQMPIAGFSSNVTSGNLPLSVSFTDTSTGTPTAWNWSFGDGTYSTVKNPVHIYSTAGSYTVTLTATNAAGSNTATKSNYITVAGTSSQKPVASFSASPTSGNAPLGVSFTDSSTGSPTAWSWNFGDGTSSTQKSPTHTYSTAGNYTVTLTASNTAGSNTVTKTNYITVTGTTAQKPVINCWGSPRSGTAPLTVYFKDSSSGSPTSWNWSFGDGTTSTLQNPKHTYSAAGSYTIKLTVTNAAGSTTATKNNYIVVSKA; encoded by the coding sequence ATTTTATTAGGAGTTTTTCTCGTTTTATTATTAATTTCTGGAACAGGAGCAGCGGCTGAGATAATTGTCCAGCCAGGAAATTCTATACAAACTGCCGTAAACAATTCAAACTCAGGCGATACAATAATTATAAAACCCGGAACCTATACCGAAAATATCAAAATAACCAAAGGTAATCTTACGATCAGGTCCGAGTCCGGAAACCCTGATAATACGATAATTAAAGCTAAAAGCTCAACAGTTAACGTGCTTGCCGTGCAGGCAGATAATGTAAAAATTAGCGGCATTAAAGCTATTGGAGCAAGCGGGTCCAGCTACTCAGGGATTTACCTGTCAGGATGCAATAACTGCGTAATTGAGAATAACAAGCTTATGAGCAACGGGCGCGGGATTTATCTCGTGAGCTCAAAAGGATGTACTGTTTCTAAAAACACAATTACGGGTAATGGATATTATGGAATAGTACTCGGGAGCTGCTCCGGAAATACCATTTCCGGAAACACTGCTTCTGATGACGCCCGTGGCATCCATGTAGGCTCTTCTGACGATAACATCCTTTCGGGTAATATGGTTACCTCGAACAGTGCCTACGGCATATACGTATGCGGACTCAGTGACAGGAACCTCGTCTATAACAATTACTTCAATAATACCGATGTAACTATAAAAAGCGGGATAGGAAATTCCTACAATATTACAAAAACTGCAGGCAAAAACATTGTCAGTGGAACCTATATTGGTGGGAACTACTGGGGAAAACCTGATGGCACGGGCTTTTCAGATACAGCAGTAGATAGGGATGGGGACGGAATTTCAGATTCCGCATACACCAGTATAACGAGCAGTATATACTCGGATTATCTGCCCCTCGTAAACCCTTCCAACCCCGCAGCCCCTGATGCGGATTTCAGCAGCAATGTTACCTCAGGAAACCTGCCCCTGAATGTCTTATTTACCGATGCAAGCACAGGAACGGCCACCGCATGGAACTGGAGTTTTGGGGACGGGACATATTCAACTCTGAAAAATCCGGTGCATACATATTCAGCAGCAGGAAATTATACGGTTAAGCTGACAGCAAGCAATGCGGCCGGAAACGATACAAAAATAAAAGAGAATTATATCAAGGTGACTACCCCTCAAACTCCGGCTGTAAACTTCTGGGGCTCTCCGGTCTCAGGAAATGCACCGCTGAATGTAACCTTTAAAGACAATACTACTGGCTCACCCACAGCATGGAACTGGAGTTTCGGAGACGGAACATACTCAACAGATCAGAACCCAAAGCACACATATTCAGCAGCAGGAAACTACACGGTTAAGCTAACAGCAACCAATGCCGCAGGCAGCAATACTGTGACAAAATCGAATTACATAAAAGTGACTGGAAGTTCTTTGCAAACTCCGATTGCAAGTTTCAGCAGCAATATCACTTCAGGAAGTGCACCATTAAACGTCCTGTTTACCGATACGAGTACAGGAACTCCCATTGCATGGAACTGGAACTTTGGAGACGGAACTAATTCAGCAGTCCAGAATCCTGTACATGCTTACTCCACAGCAGGAAATTACACAGTAGTACTTACGGTAAGCAATGCTGCAGGCAATACTACGGTAACAAAATCAAATTACATAACAGTTACAGGAACAGTTGCACAAAAACCTGTCGCCGCATTTTCGGCATCTCCAACTTCAGGAAATGCACCCCTGAATGTGACCTTTACTGACAGCAGTACAGGTTCGCCAGTAGCATGGAACTGGAACTTTGGTGACGGAACCAGTTCAACTGAAAAAAATCCAGCGCATACTTATTCGACGGCAGGGAACTACACAGTAACACTTACAGTAACTAATGCTGCAGGCAGCAATACCGCAACAAAGTCCAGTTATATAAGTGTGGGGACAACTGCACAAAAACCGGTCATAAACTGCTGGGGTTCTCCGAGATCGGGAAATGCACCCCTAACTGTAACTTTTAAGGACGATTCATCCGGCTCTCCCACAGCATGGAACTGGAGTTTCGGAGACGGAACGACATCAACACTCCAGAATCCGAAGCACACATATTCAGCAGCAGGGAGTTACACGATAAAACTGACAGTAACCAATGCAGCGGGAAACACCACGGCAACAAAGAACAATTACATAACAGTCACAGGAACATCCGTGCAGATGCCGATTGCAGGATTTAGCAGCAACGTTACCTCCGGAAATTTGCCATTAAGTGTCAGTTTTACTGACACGAGTACAGGGACGCCAACGGCGTGGAACTGGAGTTTCGGAGACGGGACATACTCAACAGTCAAGAATCCTGTACACATATACTCCACAGCAGGAAGTTACACGGTAACGCTCACAGCAACTAATGCTGCAGGCAGTAACACGGCAACGAAATCAAATTACATAACAGTAGCAGGAACCTCTTCACAAAAGCCGGTTGCCTCGTTTTCGGCATCTCCAACCTCAGGAAACGCACCATTGGGCGTCAGTTTTACTGACAGCAGCACAGGTTCTCCAACAGCCTGGAGCTGGAACTTTGGTGATGGAACCAGTTCAACTCAGAAAAGTCCAACGCATACTTATTCGACAGCAGGAAACTACACCGTAACACTTACAGCAAGTAATACGGCAGGCAGCAATACGGTGACAAAAACAAATTATATAACAGTCACAGGAACAACAGCACAAAAACCAGTCATAAACTGCTGGGGCTCTCCCAGGTCAGGAACTGCACCCCTGACTGTTTACTTTAAGGACAGTTCCTCAGGCTCTCCCACATCCTGGAACTGGAGTTTCGGAGACGGAACGACATCAACACTCCAGAATCCGAAGCACACATATTCAGCAGCAGGGAGTTACACGATAAAACTGACAGTAACCAATGCAGCAGGAAGCACCACGGCAACAAAGAACAATTACATAGTGGTATCAAAGGCCTGA
- a CDS encoding MATE family efflux transporter: MDERSQMLANEKISKLLLKLSVPAIVGMLVQAFYNLVDTIFVGHAYGADSVQAIGGIAVAFPIQMVGMAVSLAIGIGGASIISRRMGEKEMKKADKTFSNLIFLSILSSLLITGAGIYFIVPLLKIFGATDTILPYSLEYLEVILYGTVFFSLAMVTNAVARSEGNAKVAMNSMMMSGGLNIILDPIFIFGFGMGIRGAAIATVLAQVIGVLYIARYFLSGKSILKFHHADLKPDIKIIKEVLEIGMSPFARNVSSSLMVIILNNFLALYGGDIAIAVFGIISRLLMFTLMPMFGIIQGLQPIVGFNYGAKNFERVRESVKLAIIITTCMSIAGFLVLYLFPEQLFGIFSGDHQLIIEGKHAVRIVVLATPLVGFQVVGGALYQALGKAKPSLFLSMCRQVLFLIPLVLVLPRYLELFGVWAAFPLADTLAFAVTLIMVIREFKLLAEKGENVRGDPVAGNLPARGN; the protein is encoded by the coding sequence GTGGACGAAAGAAGTCAGATGCTTGCAAACGAAAAAATAAGTAAACTTCTCCTTAAACTTTCAGTACCGGCAATTGTAGGAATGCTGGTACAGGCTTTCTACAACCTTGTGGATACGATATTTGTAGGCCATGCTTATGGAGCAGATAGTGTCCAGGCTATAGGAGGAATTGCCGTAGCCTTCCCGATCCAGATGGTAGGGATGGCTGTAAGCCTTGCCATAGGGATAGGGGGTGCATCAATAATCTCCCGTCGCATGGGAGAAAAGGAGATGAAAAAAGCCGACAAAACATTTTCAAACCTGATATTCCTGTCCATCCTTTCAAGCCTGCTGATCACCGGAGCCGGGATTTACTTCATAGTGCCCCTCCTGAAAATATTTGGAGCTACGGATACTATCCTTCCCTACTCCCTCGAATACCTGGAAGTAATCCTTTACGGTACAGTCTTCTTTTCACTTGCAATGGTGACAAATGCTGTTGCCCGTTCCGAGGGAAATGCAAAGGTTGCCATGAATTCCATGATGATGTCCGGAGGCCTGAATATAATACTTGACCCCATCTTTATTTTTGGCTTCGGGATGGGGATCAGGGGAGCCGCTATCGCAACGGTTCTGGCCCAGGTGATAGGAGTGCTTTACATTGCCCGCTACTTCCTGAGCGGGAAAAGTATACTCAAGTTTCACCATGCTGATCTTAAGCCTGACATCAAAATCATAAAAGAAGTCCTGGAAATAGGAATGTCGCCCTTTGCACGAAACGTGTCAAGCAGCCTCATGGTAATAATCCTGAATAACTTCCTTGCTCTCTATGGTGGAGACATAGCGATTGCTGTCTTCGGGATTATCAGCAGGCTTCTTATGTTTACCCTCATGCCGATGTTCGGAATTATCCAGGGACTTCAGCCGATTGTAGGCTTCAACTACGGAGCAAAAAACTTTGAGCGTGTAAGGGAATCGGTAAAACTTGCTATTATTATCACCACGTGCATGTCCATTGCAGGTTTTCTGGTACTCTACCTGTTTCCTGAGCAGCTTTTCGGTATTTTCAGCGGAGACCACCAGCTGATAATTGAAGGAAAACACGCCGTAAGAATAGTTGTGCTTGCAACTCCACTTGTAGGTTTTCAGGTAGTTGGAGGAGCACTTTACCAGGCACTCGGCAAAGCAAAACCCTCCCTGTTTTTATCCATGTGCAGGCAGGTGCTTTTCCTGATCCCTCTTGTACTTGTACTTCCCAGGTATCTGGAACTCTTCGGGGTCTGGGCAGCCTTCCCGCTTGCGGATACCCTGGCTTTTGCAGTAACCCTGATCATGGTTATCCGGGAATTCAAATTGCTTGCTGAAAAAGGAGAAAATGTGAGAGGTGACCCGGTTGCAGGAAACTTACCTGCTCGCGGGAATTGA
- a CDS encoding winged helix-turn-helix transcriptional regulator, whose protein sequence is MVSEAKNNKRYRCPVEATLDVIGGKWKPLILWQLKAEKLRFSGLQQSMQGISPKMLTKQLRELEEAGLVLREVYPEIPPRVEYSLTEFGKTVLPVLDALCEWGNKYLDRECVLGKNEELEAADGPALQ, encoded by the coding sequence ATGGTAAGTGAGGCAAAAAACAATAAACGCTATCGTTGTCCAGTTGAAGCGACTCTGGACGTAATAGGCGGCAAATGGAAACCTCTTATTCTCTGGCAGTTAAAAGCAGAAAAACTGAGATTTTCAGGGCTCCAGCAAAGCATGCAGGGAATTTCTCCTAAAATGCTAACAAAACAGCTCAGAGAGCTTGAAGAAGCCGGACTTGTTTTAAGAGAGGTTTATCCTGAAATCCCGCCCAGAGTTGAATATTCTCTGACAGAATTTGGAAAAACCGTGCTCCCTGTTCTGGATGCGCTTTGCGAATGGGGAAATAAATACCTTGACAGAGAATGTGTTCTTGGTAAAAATGAGGAATTAGAAGCAGCTGATGGTCCCGCTCTACAGTAA
- a CDS encoding flavodoxin family protein, translating into MKVIGIVGSPRKNGNTNILVQQVLEGAAEAGAETRNFFLNEMNYRGCQGCNYCKANDKCKLEDDLMELFDELAAADGVVFGSPIYFGQFTGQMRLFLDRCYSLINADFSSRLPAGKKAVIIGTQGAPEATAFKGVYEEFAGQISNFMHMDVKDTIVGVGYHAPGEVKSDSELMEKAKNTGLNLFK; encoded by the coding sequence ATGAAAGTCATAGGTATTGTTGGAAGTCCCCGAAAGAACGGAAATACAAATATCCTCGTCCAGCAGGTCCTCGAAGGCGCAGCAGAAGCAGGTGCTGAGACCCGGAACTTCTTCCTCAATGAGATGAACTACAGAGGCTGCCAGGGCTGCAACTACTGTAAAGCCAATGACAAATGCAAACTTGAAGACGACCTTATGGAATTATTCGATGAACTTGCAGCAGCTGATGGCGTTGTATTTGGTTCTCCGATATACTTTGGTCAGTTTACAGGCCAGATGCGGCTATTCCTTGACCGCTGCTATTCCCTTATAAATGCTGATTTCTCTTCCCGCCTCCCTGCAGGGAAAAAAGCTGTGATTATAGGAACACAGGGAGCCCCTGAAGCTACAGCTTTCAAAGGAGTCTATGAGGAATTCGCAGGGCAGATCTCAAACTTCATGCACATGGATGTAAAGGATACGATAGTAGGAGTTGGATACCACGCCCCCGGAGAAGTAAAGAGCGATTCCGAACTTATGGAAAAAGCGAAAAACACAGGTCTTAACCTGTTTAAATAA